The genome window TATGGAAGTGCAAAGTAAGAAATTATTTCaactatatttttaatatttggcCATTCACTATTaatgtcaatgtatttttaaaatggaCATATCAAAAACTGGCTGAACTGAaagtaataaaatgtataacatacCATGTGGTGTTATTTGTCATTTTCATCACAGGTTTAGGGGAGCATTGACATGTCCTATTTGTCACAAGACAAAACTAGTCAGGCTTGATAAACACCTGGTGGATCATCATAGCATGTGGGAATATGAGGTGAGCTAATTAACTTTCTTCAGTTTAACTTAGGAAAAAGTGTCTCAGTTTTAACAAAACATCATCTAATCTCTATAGGACCGACAACCAGTCTTGGAGGATGCCAAAAGAGCAGAAATCATCAAACAACTGGCTGTACTGAGGGGATCTGAGCCAGACAAACCCATGGTCTCCACTCTGGACATTGTATCAACAGCTCAGCCAGGTAAATTCTTAATTGTGATCAGTTAATCAATACTTGATGTTTAACAACAATCAAAACTAAATCCTTAATAGGATTTTAGATATATTAGATATATTAGACTTAACGTAACTTTAATCAGTAGCtatatttttttgtaagttCTGGACTAAAGTGTCTGGTAGTTACTATTaaaccaagtttttttttctctacaatttaaaagcattttatgtgataaaaataaaattttattaaatttcaATTGTCTAAAATCACAccaggtttaattttttttaataaatccaaTTTAATCTCATCATAGTATATGATTTCACTCTGTATGTGGGTTCAAGACAACTCCTGGTTTTCTCTGCATCActccctgttttgttttttattgtgttatTGGATTTTAATCTCTCTAGATCCTGAAACCGTCCATTTACATGAGGACTTGGAAGATTATAATGTGATTAAGGTGGAGGTTAATGAGCTTCCAATCGACAGCTCACAAATGATCTGTTTGATGCCAGATGAAGAACCTGACCCTGTGAGTGTACATGCTGGTTACAGCTGTCctttttgtgtgcttttattttcaacTGGTGATTCTGATTTTTGCCTTTTAATCTACAGATGGATTGTACCCAGAATTTACAGCCAGCTGAATTAGTTAACCAGCCAGATCAATATGCAAAAACATTAGTTTCAAGCGCTGACTTTGATACTAAGTCCTCTTCATCCAAACCCAGGTGTTCATGCAAACTGAATGAGGTTTCTGAGGATTTGAAATATTGTAAGCGTCAAGTTGAGCAACTTACAAACAGGGTTGACAAGTTGGATCAATACCTGATGAAAACAAGGAAACAACAAATGTTTACAAAGTCTGCAAATGCACAACAATGTGTCACATCAGTGAAGAGAGCGAAATTGGAGGATAAAAAGACTGACGATGTTCCCTTGTATGGTAAGATTCCAAAATTCTAATGAATTTCAAATCAATTACACAACAGAAActcaaaacaaatgtgtttttgggGCACTTAGATAAAAAACATGTTACAATTATATCAAATCTAGACGTCAAAATTCAAATTCATCTTATTATTCACAATGCATATCACAACCTGAAAGTAATATAGTATATCCTGtccataattatttattaacaagtTGTACATATTTGTATAATGTATAAATGTGTGTTAATTTTGGTgtaatcattttttttctatcCCTTCAGAGGTTATTCTCAAGGATTTTAAGGGATGTCACATGGCGAAACACACTGGGAAGACGCGGTTAACCAACTCACAGCAGGCAGAGAACCATGCAAAACAATTCTGCTCTTACATGCTCAATGAATCTCCATCTTCTGCTGGGCACAAAGATCTTACCTTTTTATACCAGATGGACAAGTTGTACTTGTAAGTATTGTTTTTAGTCAAATCATCTAATGTAATTTGACTTAAATCCAAATTCCATTATTGTTACATGAAACCACTCTTAAAATGTGAATGCAAGGCGAAATCCAAATATCAAGTGCCCTGTTTAATTTATATTGCCTAGGTTTTCAAGGTCCCTAGCAGTCCAGGGGTATGCCCCATCTACCATTCAGAAAAGGCTGTGTAATGTTATCATGTTCCTCAAGCACATTGAGTCCAACTTTCAAAAACCCAGCAAGCTCACGCATGAACAACTGTTTGAGATATCTGATGAAATAAGAAGACTAAAGGCTCAGTTGGTGTCAAAAGAAGCCGTTTATCAGCAAGAATCCTGGCACAGGATGACGGGTAAATGCTCTCACAATATGTGAATCTGCAAGGCAtatgtttcttgttttcttttttttttgctttaattatGTTTAAACTTGATTATTGATTTTTATACAGAGAATTTGACAGCTGTAGAGACTGAATTTCTGATTGTTGCTCAACAAAAGATCCCTGTGCTCCTAAGTAAGTAGCTATAGATTGACGGTTCATAATTCATGTTTCCCTGGCAGTTAAAAGTTTGTGAATTGATCTGTATGTGTTGCAGAACACATACACAATTCTCCAAATGTGATGGCTGACCACAACAAGTTGATGGGATACATGATGGGATACTTCGCAATACAGACTAGAAACAGTTTGGTTAATTTAGCAAACATGATTAAAGACAATGTGACCTCTGCAAACAGCTCTATGGATAAAAGACTTTTCTGGGTTGAGGTGAGTTTGACTAAGTTGGTAATTCACAGAAATCAAATTTTCTACTCTCAGAGCACTCTTTACtataaaaatctggaaagtcAGTCACTTTTTTAGAACTGTTTTAAGTTATGGGTCAAAGTTCAGGAATCATGGTGTGCCTTGAACATTCCCTTTCaaatatggtaaatggactgaacttatgtagcacttttccagtcatacagaccactcaaagcgctttacactagagccacattcacccaatttcactcacacattcatacaccaatacacagattggtaggcaacttgaggttaagtgccttgcccaggggcacatcgacctatagcaggaggaagctggaatcaaacctacaaccttctgattgcaagacgactactcttcctactgagccacagtcgccttatAATATATGGCCTTAATGCTCCAAGTCCTTCCAGTTTGAAGCACTTGAGCCAAGTATAGTTCCAATTTAACATCTATTTCCAGTGCAGGTATAACAAATGTTGATATTATGGACATGTATGTTTCACAGAGATTCTGCATTacataatttcattttttaactaCTTTGCAAGAGAACTAATTTTAGCACTCTAACATCCAAATGATAATCTATTCAGcactaaaaaaaatttaaatttggaACTATGCAAATGCTCTTGATTTTCACATTGTTGACCTCTATGTACATCATTTGACATTTGAACTCATTTGTAATTACATAGTAAGGAGATGTTGAAACAGAATAACTTATTATAGAACAGCTTGGTAAATAAGTGGGAAATCATCGAGCGATtctgatttttatgtttttttcaaggTTAATGAGAACAAGAGTATCCACAGCTCTAGGCAACCAGTTTTGTTTCTCAGCTTGAAGGAGTATCTGTGGCTAGACCTGCTCATAAACACCTCCTGCTGCCACCAGGCTTCCCAGTGCCAGTATGTCTTCCACACAGTGTTTGGCAACAAAATAAGCATACCTG of Girardinichthys multiradiatus isolate DD_20200921_A unplaced genomic scaffold, DD_fGirMul_XY1 scaffold_34, whole genome shotgun sequence contains these proteins:
- the LOC124865175 gene encoding uncharacterized protein LOC124865175: MKNRLCGLCFRNYNNLYQHFRFSHTIVNPQERSLLLKYGSAKFRGALTCPICHKTKLVRLDKHLVDHHSMWEYEDRQPVLEDAKRAEIIKQLAVLRGSEPDKPMVSTLDIVSTAQPDPETVHLHEDLEDYNVIKVEVNELPIDSSQMICLMPDEEPDPMDCTQNLQPAELVNQPDQYAKTLVSSADFDTKSSSSKPRCSCKLNEVSEDLKYCKRQVEQLTNRVDKLDQYLMKTRKQQMFTKSANAQQCVTSVKRAKLEDKKTDDVPLYEVILKDFKGCHMAKHTGKTRLTNSQQAENHAKQFCSYMLNESPSSAGHKDLTFLYQMDKLYLFSRSLAVQGYAPSTIQKRLCNVIMFLKHIESNFQKPSKLTHEQLFEISDEIRRLKAQLVSKEAVYQQESWHRMTENLTAVETEFLIVAQQKIPVLLKHIHNSPNVMADHNKLMGYMMGYFAIQTRNSLVNLANMIKDNVTSANSSMDKRLFWVEVNENKSIHSSRQPVLFLSLKEYLWLDLLINTSCCHQASQCQYVFHTVFGNKISIPGTLLRASCIDSGIETSKFMSSEQRQQLERFISCYSQLKALNSPTQCPTDGNHTNVVEDLSLKDGELRKCNDRHQEEEDTKMDYVPELGRLSSQFTVPEDTTKTRVHREKQKTTFCHETPSKYVVQLKGFDQFSVEGCQRGISFLKEPHQPCGQQTVHSSEDIQIQGLARQQIPGGTADFSSQYPPKHPFLPCDLKVKQEPSD